A stretch of the Gavia stellata isolate bGavSte3 chromosome 11, bGavSte3.hap2, whole genome shotgun sequence genome encodes the following:
- the GPR17 gene encoding uracil nucleotide/cysteinyl leukotriene receptor has protein sequence MNGPGDPSSLLFNCSTQTNFSLETSEQCGKETHLENILFATFYFLDFILAFVGNALALWLFIRDQKSGTPANIFLMHLAVADLSFVLVLPTRLVYHFSGNHWPFGEIPCRLTGFLFYLNMYASIYFLMCISVDRFLAIVHPVKSIKLRRSLYAHLACAFLWVIVGVAMAPLLLSVQTVEMNNTTICLQLYREKASRHALVSLAVAFTFPFFTTVTCYLLIIRSLKSGNRVEKHLKEKAIKMIIMVLMIFLVCFVPYHVNRYIYILHYNGTKTSCETQRILALSNRITSCLTSLNGAFDPVMYFFVAEKFREALCNLFCVKKTVMLPQTYEGKTNESSLSAKSEL, from the coding sequence ATGAATGGCCCAGGAGATCCCTCAAGCCTCCTCTTCAATTGCTCAACTCAAACAAATTTCTCTTTGGAAACGTCAGAGCAATGTGGCAAAGAGACACACCTTGAGAACATCCTTTTTGCCACTTTCTACTTCCTGGACTTCATCCTGGCTTTTGTTGGCAATGCCCTGGCTCTTTGGCTCTTCATCCGGGACCAAAAGTCAGGCACACCTGCCAACATTTTCCTGATGCATCTTGCTGTGGCTGACCTGTCCTTTGTGCTGGTACTTCCCACCCGGCTGGTGTACCATTTTTCTGGTAATCATTGGCCATTTGGTGAGATCCCATGCAGACTCACTGGCTTCCTTTTTTACCTCAACATGTATGCCAGTATCTACTTCCTCATGTGTATCAGCGTTGACCGTTTCCTAGCCATTGTGCACCCTGTAAAGTCCATCAAGCTCCGCAGGTCCCTTTATGCCCATTTGGCATGTGCCTTCCTGTGGGTTATAGTTGGGGTTGCAATGGCACCTCTGCTGCTCAGTGTGCAGACAGTTGAGATGAACAACACAACCATCTGCCTGCAGCTCTACAGAGAAAAGGCATCACGTCATGCTCTTGTGTCCTTAGCAGTGGCATTCACCTTCCCATTTTTTACTACAGTGACTTGCTACTTACTAATCATCCGAAGCCTGAAGAGTGGGAACAGAGTTGAGAAACACCTAAAGGAAAAAGCTATCAAAATGATCATCATGGTCCTGATGATctttctggtttgctttgtaCCTTATCATGTCAATCGCTACATTTACATTCTCCATTACAATGGGACCAAAACTTCCTGTGAAACACAGCGTATTCTAGCCCTCAGTAACCGCATCACTTCCTGCCTCACGAGTCTAAATGGTGCCTTTGACCCagtcatgtatttttttgtagCCGAGAAATTCCGTGAGGCTTTGTGCAATCtattttgtgttaaaaagaCTGTCATGTTGCCTCAAACATATGAGGGTAAGACAAATGAAAGCTCATTAAGTGCTAAATCCGAACTGTGA